Within Paenibacillus sabinae T27, the genomic segment GTACGGAACAAATCATCCGATTTCGGACTTATTTTTGATAAGCCCTACGTCTCTGAGGATCTGCAGGTCCTGCCGCTAAGGCAGGAAGAGCTGTTTATCATCGTGCACCCGGGACACCCGCTGGCTGACTTCAAATCGGTACAGATATCCATGCTTGCCGCGGAGCCGCTCGTTCTGACAGAGGATACGTGCACCTACCGGAATCATCTGCTGCAGGAAATGAGAGGCCTCGGGATTGCGCCAAGAGTGGAGCTGGAATTCGGCAATCTGGAGGGGATCAAGCAGGCCGTTAAGCATGAGTGGGGGATCGCGTTTCTGCCCGGCTATACGGTCCTGGAAGAATTGGAGCGGGAAGAGCTGAAGGCGATTCCGGTGGCGGCGGGCGGCGGCCAGGGCTTCCAAATTCAGCTGATCTACCGCAAAGACCGCTGGCTGTCCGCCTCATTCAAGCGGTTTATCGAAATGATGCGCGGGGCGGATGACGTGAAAATAGAAGGCTCTGCGCGGCAGGAATAGGCGGGTTCAGAGGCTGGGGAGGCGAGCCGTGGAAGCGCTCCTGCTAAAGTCAAAAAGCCGCCATTCCGGCAAACCGGAAGGCGGCTACTCTTAGTGCCGTATGTGAAAGTCAGCAGCTCTTGTAATTTCTGTTGGCTATGAACTGCAGGCGGCCTTTAATTTCTTTTTGCCATTTCAAATCTCCAATCTTGACGGCAAGACTAAGCAGATCCAGGTAATCATCAACCATCAGCGACGTCCGGGTAGTGGCTGCGTTCATAAGCGTTCAGTCTCCTTTAAATCCATTTTTCATCTGTTTTAATAATGATAATCATTATCACCAAAACCGATATTGTTATTATCCATATTCTACGTCTAAAAATCAATATGAAAAGTGAATTATCTCACTTTTAAATGTTACAATTTTAAGCAATCTGACAAAGGAAGAGATGTTTTGCAATGAAAGAAAGGGACTGAAAGACATAATTACACATGAAAATTGCCTTTTTTACCCGGCTGAGCAGGAATTATCCCAATAATTGTCGAACCAAGCTAGTGTATACCTAGCATAGTGTTATTTTTTGGAAATTAAATCAAAGGAGAAATTAGCGATGAAGCGGTGCAAAGTCATCGTCCTGTTATTATCTGTTCTGCTCCTGCTTGCGCCGGATGCCGCTCACGCCGCAAGAAAAGAAGTCGCCTATAAAGCGGAACTGGATTATCCCCCCTATAAATACATACATAACGGATATTTGACCGGATTTGATATTGATCTGACCAATATGATTTTTGAGAGGCAGGACTACCTGGTTCAATACGGCAGCGACATTTGGAACAGGGTGTACCGGCAGCTGATCGGCGGCGATATCGATACGGCTGGGCTGATGGCTGTAACCGAAGAGCGGAAGCGCGAAATTCTTTTTTCCAACCCTGTCATGAAGATTCGCACCTCCATATACGCAAGGGAGAA encodes:
- a CDS encoding LysR family transcriptional regulator, which encodes MELTYLRTFCEVIKSGSYTRAAEQLGYAQSSVTTQIAKLEEMYGAKLLERSGHGMAPTFAGKTLLGYARQMLALSEEAKAIISEGQAGELTVGSIETLAAYFLPDRLHRFRKQYPDIRLRVLPGSESDIIAGVRNKSSDFGLIFDKPYVSEDLQVLPLRQEELFIIVHPGHPLADFKSVQISMLAAEPLVLTEDTCTYRNHLLQEMRGLGIAPRVELEFGNLEGIKQAVKHEWGIAFLPGYTVLEELEREELKAIPVAAGGGQGFQIQLIYRKDRWLSASFKRFIEMMRGADDVKIEGSARQE